A portion of the Acidobacteriota bacterium genome contains these proteins:
- a CDS encoding DUF2283 domain-containing protein yields the protein MKEDFKVYYDKEQDILYLAKEGREAEIVELAPGVNMELDESGNLIGIEVFNASQVLKDVIGLMEKKLQTASP from the coding sequence ATGAAAGAAGATTTCAAAGTATATTATGATAAAGAACAAGACATTCTTTATCTTGCCAAAGAGGGACGAGAAGCAGAGATTGTGGAACTCGCACCAGGAGTGAATATGGAGTTAGATGAATCGGGCAATCTGATTGGGATAGAGGTTTTTAATGCATCTCAAGTATTAAAAGATGTCATAGGGTTAATGGAGAAGAAACTTCAAACTGCTTCACCTTAG
- a CDS encoding transposase: protein MTRPLRLSFENAVYHVTARGNRKEKIFYSENDKRVFLEKLNETFKKYSFICYSYCLMDNHYHLFIKTPLANITDGMHYLNASYTNWFKAAHKIVGVVFQGRYKSILVDEDNYALELSAYIHLNPLRAGIVKNIEQYKWSSFLEYIGEGMPSVERLDTSFILNQLDDDLKRAAEKYKRFILERKNMKNPLENTYKGIVLGSEWFVEKIKEKIVSIGQKREISETRIARSDSLMAEEIIRKISEVFEIESDEIFRKKNRNIYRHIALYMIKKYSALSLNEIGELFEMDYGAVSQAVRRFEDKIKTDRRILKIKDVAEEALRKSDNEKD from the coding sequence ATGACAAGACCTTTAAGATTATCCTTTGAGAATGCAGTTTATCATGTAACTGCAAGGGGAAACAGAAAAGAGAAAATCTTTTATTCAGAAAATGACAAAAGAGTATTCCTGGAGAAATTGAATGAAACCTTTAAGAAGTACTCTTTCATTTGCTATTCCTATTGCCTTATGGATAATCATTATCACCTTTTTATAAAGACTCCCCTTGCAAACATAACAGATGGAATGCATTATCTTAATGCATCCTACACCAACTGGTTCAAGGCTGCCCATAAAATCGTTGGAGTGGTATTTCAGGGAAGATATAAGTCAATTCTTGTTGATGAGGATAATTACGCTTTAGAGCTTTCCGCCTATATTCACTTAAATCCCTTAAGAGCAGGGATAGTTAAGAACATCGAACAGTACAAATGGAGTAGCTTTTTAGAATATATTGGAGAAGGAATGCCTTCGGTAGAGAGGTTAGATACATCGTTTATACTGAACCAGCTGGATGATGATTTAAAACGAGCCGCAGAAAAATACAAAAGATTTATTCTTGAAAGAAAAAATATGAAAAACCCTCTCGAGAATACTTACAAAGGTATCGTTCTTGGTAGTGAATGGTTTGTTGAGAAGATAAAGGAAAAAATAGTGTCGATAGGTCAGAAAAGAGAAATAAGCGAAACCAGGATTGCCAGATCAGACTCATTGATGGCTGAGGAAATAATAAGGAAAATCTCTGAGGTCTTTGAAATAGAGAGTGATGAAATCTTCAGAAAGAAAAACCGTAACATTTACCGTCATATAGCATTGTACATGATAAAAAAATATTCCGCATTATCATTGAATGAGATAGGAGAACTGTTTGAGATGGACTATGGAGCTGTCTCTCAAGCTGTAAGAAGATTTGAGGATAAGATTAAGACTGATAGAAGAATTCTGAAGATTAAAGATGTGGCTGAAGAAGCTCTTAGAAAATCAGACAATGAGAAAGATTAA